From the Lolium rigidum isolate FL_2022 chromosome 2, APGP_CSIRO_Lrig_0.1, whole genome shotgun sequence genome, one window contains:
- the LOC124688304 gene encoding probable protein phosphatase 2C 67, whose protein sequence is MNVKVAKKAIIEGFHRTDDSLLQESTEGNWQDGATAVCVWVLGQMVVVANAGDAKAVLARSTSTDDEVPVVDTRSLLKAIVLTREHKAIFPQEWSRIQKPGGSVGPNGRMQGRIEVSRAFGDRHFKKVGLIATPDVHSFELTKKDHFIILGCDGLWGVFGPSDVVEFVQKQL, encoded by the exons ATGAATGTTAAAGTGGCAAAGAAGGCCATTATTGAAG GTTTTCATAGAACTGATGATTCACTACTGCAGGAAAGTACTGAAG GAAACTGGCAAGATGGTGCAACAGCTGTATGTGTTTGGGTCTTGGGACAGATG GTTGTGGTTGCGAATGCCGGGGATGCTAAGGCAGTATTAGCTCGTTCTACTTCAACTGATGACGAAGTTCCAGTGGTTGATACTAGAAGTCTACTGAAGGCCATTGTTTTGACGAGAGAACATAAAGCCATCTTTCCGCAAGAGTGGTCGAGAATCCAGAAG CCTGGGGGTTCTGTTGGTCCTAATGGGAGAATGCAAGGACGCATTGAAGTATCTAGAGCTTTTGGAGATCGCCACTTTAAGAAG GTTGGGTTAATTGCAACACCAGATGTACATTCGTTTGAACTTACAAAGAAGGATCATTTCATCATTCTTGGCTGTGATGGCTTATGGGGA GTATTTGGACCAAGTGATGTTGTTGAATTTGTCCAGAAGCAATTATAG
- the LOC124693106 gene encoding GDP-fucose transporter 1-like: MAKKHHATSSLVIGYALCSSLLAIINKYAVTKFNYPGVLTTLQYFTSAAGVWGLGKLGFLCHDSFNLETAKKFAPAAVVFYLAIFTNTNLLVHANVDTFIVFRSLTPLLVALADTFFRKQPCPSKLTFLSLVIILGGAVGYVITDSAFSLTAYSWALAYLVTITTEMVYIKHIVTSLGLNTWGYVLYNNLLSLMISPIFWFLTGEHKSVFSAVKSRGESWFQLNVFVAVALSCMFGLLISFFGFAARKAISATAFTVTGVVNKFLTVAINVTIWDKHASAFGLVSLLFTLAGGVLYQQSVTAKGHIAAPQHEQASEQHKNDSDSAEYDEEKHKLVSSGERPVA, from the coding sequence ATGGCGAAGAAACACCACGCCACAAGCAGCCTTGTGATAGGCTATGCTTTGTGCTCGAGCTTGCTGGCAATCATCAACAAGTATGCTGTCACAAAGTTCAATTACCCTGGCGTCCTGACTACGCTACAGTACTTTACATCTGCTGCTGGTGTTTGGGGCCTTGGAAAGCTAGGTTTTCTTTGCCATGATTCCTTCAACCTGGAGACTGCCAAGAAATTCGCACCAGCTGCTGTTGtcttctaccttgcaatattcaCCAACACAAACCTCCTCGTTCATGCCAATGTGGACACATTTATAGTTTTCAGATCCTTGACTCCGCTTTTGGTTGCTCTTGCCGACACATTCTTCCGGAAGCAACCATGCCCTTCCAAGCTCACATTCTTATCCCTTGTAATCATATTGGGAGGAGCAGTTGGCTATGTGATAACAGATTCCGCCTTCAGCCTCACAGCATACTCGTGGGCGCTTGCTTATCTGGTGACAATTACAACGGAGATGGTGTACATCAAGCATATTGTTACGAGTCTGGGTCTGAACACATGGGGTTATGTGCTGTACAATAACCTTCTTTCGCTCATGATTTCCCCCATCTTTTGGTTTTTGACAGGGGAGCACAAGTCGGTCTTCTCAGCTGTCAAATCACGGGGTGAGAGTTGGTTCCAGCTCAACGTCTTTGTTGCGGTAGCATTGTCATGCATGTTTGGATTGCTCatcagcttctttggcttcgcgGCTAGGAAAGCAATCTCTGCCACTGCATTCACGGTAACTGGGGTTGTGAACAAGTTCCTCACAGTGGCGATCAATGTGACGATCTGGGACAAGCACGCGAGCGCATTTGGTTTGGTTAGCCTTCTGTTCACTCTAGCTGGTGGAGTACTCTACCAGCAATCAGTTACTGCAAAAGGACATATTGCAGCACCACAGCATGAACAGGCATCAGAACAACATAAGAATGATAGTGACAGTGCCGAGTATGATGAGGAGAAACATAAGTTGGTTTCATCTGGTGAACGCCCTGTTGCATGA